From Synoicihabitans lomoniglobus, the proteins below share one genomic window:
- a CDS encoding cytochrome c oxidase assembly protein yields the protein MIDWRHWHNEPYLIGGLVLLAWTYAVLTGPLRERLTPGTTVPRWRQVCYYSSLVMFYLAVGSPFDQMGERFLFSAHMAQHVILIYPCAILWTIGLPPALVDAVVDRPVLRPLGRFFTHPVVAGILYVMIQSLWHVPALYDLALQDRLVHVLEHVTFFASAVLFWWPVLSGARVWPPMRLAGQMLYLFAVAVGLTPLFAFVTFSPDVLYPTYEFAPRLIDGFTPMDDQLLAGAIMKLGNVVVTFLGLTFVFTRWYRRSERSNLVAN from the coding sequence ATGATCGACTGGCGACACTGGCATAATGAGCCCTATCTCATCGGCGGCTTGGTCTTGCTGGCGTGGACCTACGCGGTCCTGACGGGCCCCCTGCGGGAGCGTCTGACCCCGGGGACAACCGTTCCCCGGTGGCGCCAGGTCTGCTATTACAGCTCGCTGGTGATGTTTTATTTGGCGGTGGGATCGCCGTTCGACCAAATGGGCGAACGTTTCCTGTTCTCCGCGCACATGGCCCAACATGTGATCCTGATCTACCCCTGCGCCATCCTGTGGACGATCGGACTTCCTCCCGCGCTGGTTGATGCCGTCGTGGATCGTCCGGTGCTGCGTCCTCTGGGTCGATTTTTCACCCATCCCGTGGTGGCGGGTATCCTCTACGTGATGATCCAGAGTCTGTGGCACGTGCCGGCGCTCTACGATTTGGCGCTGCAGGATCGCCTCGTTCATGTGCTGGAGCATGTGACCTTTTTCGCTTCCGCCGTCCTGTTTTGGTGGCCGGTCCTGTCCGGCGCGCGCGTCTGGCCGCCCATGCGTTTGGCCGGGCAAATGCTTTATCTGTTTGCAGTCGCCGTGGGCCTCACGCCGCTGTTCGCCTTTGTCACCTTTTCACCGGATGTCCTCTACCCCACTTACGAATTTGCCCCCCGCCTTATCGACGGGTTCACCCCCATGGATGATCAACTCCTCGCCGGAGCCATCATGAAATTGGGCAATGTCGTCGTGACGTTCCTCGGCTTGACCTTCGTTTTTACGCGTTGGTATCGCCGCAGCGAGCGTTCCAATCTGGTCGCAAATTAA
- the ctaD gene encoding cytochrome c oxidase subunit I: protein MDQSIPKNDFIGHEEHAPAAKRSFLFARPDHKTGIVSWLTTVDHKRIGFLYGITSLFFFLVGGAEALLIRTQLAFPNSTFLTAQTYNEMFTMHATTMIFLAVMPLSAAFFNYIMPLQIGARDVAFPRLNGFAYWVFLAGAIILNVGFIAKSGLPDVGWFGYAPMTAKAFSSEFVGDMSTDLWVMGLQVLGVSSIIGSLNFLVTIINMRAPGLTMMRLPVFTWMTLFTAFLIILSFPAITIALVEVMMDRNFGTHFFEVSGGGLPILWQHLFWVFGHPEVYILILPAMGVISEILPCFARKPLFGYPIVVFSGAVIGFLGFGVWSHHMFTTGMGTVATAAFALATMAIAVPTGVKIFNWIGTLWKGHLMMRTPMMFALGFVWMFMFGGFSGIMHSAAPADAQQQDSYFVVAHFHYVLIGGSIFALLAGIHYWFPLMFGRKVSEFWGKLSFWVIFAGFNITFFPMHFLGLNGMPRRTFTYDGNMGWNSGNLIATIGAFILGIGIAVYFVVMVYTYFKGQKVGRDPWDARTLEWSIPNPPPAHNFDVTPKVHARDAFWYEKNNKAEVEAEKAKQAADDEAHGGIHMPSNSWFPIITAAGFLIGALFFAGHNTFDHTMSDLLGKDIHGWGVMGAIIGGVIMFFGAWMWSVEGPGGYHLHPTKADGDDAASSH from the coding sequence ATGGACCAATCCATTCCCAAGAACGACTTTATCGGCCACGAGGAGCACGCGCCCGCCGCCAAGCGCTCCTTCCTGTTTGCCCGCCCCGACCACAAAACCGGCATCGTGAGCTGGCTCACCACGGTCGACCACAAGCGCATCGGGTTTCTCTACGGCATCACGTCGCTGTTTTTCTTTCTCGTCGGTGGGGCCGAGGCGTTGCTGATCCGCACGCAGCTCGCCTTCCCGAACAGCACGTTCCTCACGGCGCAGACTTACAACGAGATGTTCACGATGCACGCGACGACGATGATCTTCCTCGCCGTCATGCCGCTCTCGGCCGCGTTCTTCAATTACATCATGCCGCTCCAGATCGGAGCGCGCGACGTGGCGTTTCCCCGACTTAATGGTTTCGCCTACTGGGTGTTCCTCGCGGGTGCGATCATCCTCAACGTGGGTTTTATCGCCAAGTCCGGCCTGCCCGACGTGGGCTGGTTCGGCTACGCGCCCATGACGGCCAAAGCATTTTCCAGTGAATTCGTCGGCGACATGTCGACGGACCTGTGGGTCATGGGCCTGCAGGTGCTGGGTGTTTCCTCCATCATCGGTTCGCTCAACTTCCTCGTCACCATCATCAACATGCGGGCGCCCGGACTCACCATGATGCGCCTGCCGGTGTTTACGTGGATGACGCTCTTCACCGCCTTCTTGATCATCCTGTCCTTCCCCGCCATCACGATCGCGTTGGTCGAGGTCATGATGGACCGTAACTTCGGCACCCACTTCTTCGAGGTGTCGGGCGGCGGTCTACCCATTCTGTGGCAGCACTTGTTCTGGGTATTTGGTCACCCGGAAGTTTACATTCTCATTCTGCCGGCCATGGGCGTGATTTCCGAGATCCTGCCCTGCTTCGCCCGCAAGCCCCTGTTCGGTTATCCGATCGTGGTGTTTTCGGGCGCGGTCATCGGTTTCCTCGGTTTCGGTGTGTGGTCTCACCACATGTTCACCACCGGCATGGGCACCGTCGCCACCGCCGCGTTCGCGTTGGCTACGATGGCCATCGCGGTGCCGACCGGCGTCAAGATCTTCAACTGGATCGGCACGCTCTGGAAGGGACACCTCATGATGCGCACGCCCATGATGTTCGCCCTCGGTTTCGTTTGGATGTTCATGTTCGGCGGTTTCTCCGGCATCATGCACTCCGCTGCACCGGCCGACGCCCAACAGCAGGATTCCTACTTCGTCGTGGCTCACTTCCACTACGTGTTGATCGGCGGTTCCATCTTCGCGCTGCTCGCCGGCATTCACTACTGGTTCCCGCTGATGTTCGGTCGCAAGGTGTCCGAGTTCTGGGGCAAACTCTCCTTCTGGGTGATCTTTGCCGGCTTCAACATCACCTTCTTCCCGATGCACTTCCTCGGGTTGAACGGCATGCCCCGACGCACCTTCACCTACGACGGCAACATGGGTTGGAATTCCGGCAACCTCATCGCCACGATCGGTGCCTTCATCCTCGGCATCGGTATCGCCGTATACTTCGTGGTGATGGTCTACACCTACTTCAAGGGCCAGAAAGTCGGCCGCGATCCTTGGGATGCTCGCACCCTCGAATGGTCGATCCCCAACCCGCCGCCCGCGCACAATTTTGACGTCACCCCCAAGGTGCACGCCCGCGATGCCTTCTGGTATGAGAAGAACAACAAGGCCGAAGTCGAAGCTGAGAAAGCCAAACAAGCAGCTGACGATGAAGCCCACGGCGGCATTCACATGCCCAGTAATTCCTGGTTCCCGATCATCACCGCCGCCGGCTTCTTGATCGGCGCCCTCTTCTTCGCCGGCCACAACACCTTTGACCACACGATGTCCGACCTGCTGGGGAAAGACATTCACGGCTGGGGCGTCATGGGCGCGATCATCGGTGGAGTCATCATGTTCTTCGGCGCTTGGATGTGGTCTGTGGAAGGCCCCGGCGGTTACCATCTTCACCCGACCAAAGCAGACGGCGATGACGCCGCGTCCTCGCACTAA
- a CDS encoding four-carbon acid sugar kinase family protein, with protein MPTRVVIADDFTGAAEIAGIAHRHGHLVKLHATTTVTPAMDADVLVIDTGNRSRSSAEATSVMRALGRSLAEMQPQPVVFQKIDSLLRGHIGLETSALAHALGKTSVLLLPANPSHQRFIRNGEYFVGITKLHESSLAEGRSDSSVLLPIDQATSVPDVASLEDLRRALYRPLPLTHLAGAADAFTVWLGEPVSAPPPASTKLGPTTIIINGSAAVLAPERDQFAQHGIPVIPPETLCCDGNGPAATYVGAHLKNLLPRILPSPDQHLALTGGATAAAVLRHLGLSCFTVSAEHAPGVVTLLPGTTDHGPVTVKPGSYCWPDSFLDAITRP; from the coding sequence ATGCCAACGCGGGTGGTCATTGCCGACGACTTCACGGGCGCGGCCGAAATCGCCGGGATCGCGCATCGGCATGGTCATCTGGTGAAACTGCACGCGACGACGACCGTGACCCCGGCCATGGATGCGGACGTGCTTGTCATCGATACCGGCAATCGCAGTCGCTCCTCCGCCGAGGCGACCAGCGTCATGCGCGCGTTAGGGCGATCGCTGGCCGAGATGCAGCCCCAGCCCGTGGTTTTTCAAAAGATCGACTCGTTGCTCCGCGGACATATCGGGCTGGAGACATCCGCCTTGGCTCACGCGCTGGGCAAGACCTCGGTATTGCTCCTGCCCGCCAACCCGAGTCACCAACGTTTCATCCGGAACGGCGAATACTTCGTTGGCATCACCAAACTCCACGAGTCCTCGCTGGCAGAGGGCCGGAGCGACTCCTCAGTCCTTCTACCCATCGATCAGGCAACCTCCGTGCCCGATGTCGCTTCGCTGGAGGACCTGCGTCGCGCGCTTTATCGCCCGCTACCGCTAACCCACCTCGCGGGCGCCGCCGATGCGTTTACAGTTTGGCTGGGCGAACCCGTCTCTGCTCCCCCGCCCGCATCGACCAAACTCGGTCCGACGACGATTATCATCAATGGTAGCGCCGCTGTGCTCGCGCCGGAACGTGATCAATTCGCGCAACACGGCATTCCGGTTATTCCACCGGAGACGCTCTGTTGCGACGGAAACGGCCCGGCTGCCACCTACGTCGGGGCCCATTTGAAAAACCTGCTGCCGCGCATCCTCCCATCCCCCGATCAACATCTCGCTCTGACCGGCGGTGCCACGGCCGCGGCGGTGCTGCGTCATCTCGGCCTGTCCTGCTTTACCGTCAGCGCGGAACATGCCCCAGGCGTGGTCACGCTGTTGCCAGGGACGACCGATCATGGCCCCGTGACGGTGAAACCCGGCAGCTATTGCTGGCCTGACTCCTTTCTCGACGCGATCACCCGACCATGA
- a CDS encoding MBL fold metallo-hydrolase produces MEVIFLGTGTSQGVPMIACDCAVCTSSDPRNKRTRCCIHVVMDGLHIQVDASSEFRLRCVEEKINWIDFLILTHGHADHITGMDDLRRFCDLHGGEAIKVYSTDEGMSRVLSIYPYAIMDRPLVRGYAAFKLDEMPARLELEQGTIESTLLPHGGVNTLGLVFTERSSGKKFTYYTDCKRVPQAAVNLAKGSDVVVLDGLRPQPHPSHMSIDEATAVAEEIGAPLTYLTHLTHYTDHAEAEALLPSAVRFAYDGLRLDL; encoded by the coding sequence ATGGAAGTCATTTTTTTAGGCACCGGCACCTCGCAAGGCGTTCCCATGATCGCGTGTGACTGCGCGGTTTGCACGTCGAGCGATCCCCGCAACAAGCGCACCCGGTGCTGTATTCATGTGGTGATGGACGGGTTGCACATTCAAGTCGATGCGTCATCCGAGTTTCGCCTGCGGTGCGTGGAGGAGAAGATCAACTGGATTGATTTTCTCATTCTAACCCATGGTCACGCCGACCACATCACCGGCATGGATGATTTGCGGCGTTTCTGTGATCTCCACGGCGGGGAAGCGATCAAGGTTTACTCCACCGACGAAGGCATGAGCCGGGTGCTCTCGATCTATCCCTACGCGATCATGGATCGTCCGCTGGTGCGGGGTTATGCGGCGTTTAAACTGGACGAAATGCCCGCGCGGTTGGAGTTGGAGCAGGGCACGATCGAGTCGACGTTGCTGCCACATGGCGGCGTGAATACCCTGGGTCTCGTTTTTACGGAACGGAGCAGTGGCAAGAAGTTCACCTACTATACGGATTGTAAACGCGTGCCGCAGGCGGCGGTGAATCTGGCGAAAGGCTCCGATGTCGTGGTGCTCGATGGACTGCGGCCACAGCCGCATCCTTCCCACATGTCGATTGATGAAGCCACGGCAGTCGCCGAGGAAATCGGGGCTCCGTTGACCTACCTGACCCATCTGACCCACTACACCGACCACGCGGAGGCGGAGGCCTTGTTGCCGTCAGCGGTGCGGTTTGCCTACGACGGGCTCCGGCTCGACTTATAA
- a CDS encoding cytochrome c oxidase subunit 3 produces the protein MSSHAAAGHIDHHHDATTTTGIPHKKLFMWAFLASDCMFFGSLIATHLIYRLHPPAGTPDPRDLFSIELTSGSTFILLMSSLLMALAVNSIQKGNVATTRKMLIGTIIFGLIFLGGQVYEFNHFVHVGGLTLNSSVFGSTFYTLTGTHGTHVAIGVLWLVLMYIRTFKPADESNGQGWILKGVFHFIAFTALTVLSMYTILALIHVLQEGHGWGYYFSHHYLSFGGSIILLGVLFAFARQSGPVDFGEAQAIDVESMGLYWHFVDIVWIVIFPVVYLLEYIVLA, from the coding sequence ATGAGTTCACACGCCGCTGCCGGCCATATCGACCACCACCACGACGCAACCACGACGACGGGGATTCCGCACAAGAAGCTCTTCATGTGGGCATTTCTGGCGTCGGACTGCATGTTCTTCGGTTCGCTGATCGCGACCCATCTGATCTACCGCCTGCATCCGCCGGCGGGCACGCCCGACCCGCGCGATCTCTTCTCCATCGAACTCACCTCAGGTTCGACCTTCATCCTGCTGATGTCGTCGCTGCTGATGGCCCTCGCGGTGAATTCCATCCAAAAGGGTAACGTCGCCACCACCCGCAAGATGCTGATCGGCACGATCATCTTCGGACTGATCTTCCTCGGCGGTCAGGTCTACGAGTTCAACCACTTCGTCCATGTCGGCGGATTGACCCTCAACAGCAGCGTCTTCGGCTCGACCTTCTACACCCTCACCGGCACACACGGCACTCACGTCGCCATCGGTGTGCTCTGGCTGGTGTTGATGTATATCCGCACCTTCAAGCCCGCCGATGAGTCCAATGGTCAGGGCTGGATCCTGAAAGGGGTGTTTCACTTCATCGCCTTCACTGCGCTCACCGTGTTGAGCATGTATACGATCCTCGCTCTGATCCACGTCCTGCAGGAAGGCCACGGCTGGGGTTACTACTTCAGCCACCACTACCTTTCCTTTGGCGGCTCCATCATCCTGCTTGGCGTGCTGTTTGCCTTCGCCCGTCAAAGCGGTCCCGTCGACTTCGGCGAGGCCCAGGCGATCGACGTTGAATCCATGGGCCTTTACTGGCACTTTGTGGACATCGTCTGGATCGTGATTTTCCCCGTCGTTTACCTCCTCGAATATATCGTTCTCGCATGA
- a CDS encoding cytochrome C oxidase subunit IV family protein, translating to MSATAEATDVLHPSDEGHAHEGKFHVFVQLAMILAIITGMELLVIYVPMPHWLIITLLMGMSAVKFVAVIFIFMHLKWDKPFCTILFFIGLILGGGTLGALLLIHSADASAPEGPAYEELG from the coding sequence ATGAGTGCCACCGCCGAAGCCACCGACGTTCTCCACCCTTCCGACGAAGGTCACGCTCACGAGGGCAAGTTTCACGTCTTCGTCCAGCTGGCGATGATCCTCGCGATCATCACTGGCATGGAATTGTTGGTGATCTACGTGCCCATGCCGCATTGGTTGATCATCACCTTGTTGATGGGCATGTCGGCCGTGAAGTTCGTCGCCGTTATCTTTATCTTCATGCATCTGAAGTGGGATAAACCATTCTGCACCATCCTGTTCTTCATCGGACTCATTCTGGGGGGTGGCACCCTCGGCGCGTTGTTGTTGATTCACAGTGCCGACGCTTCCGCGCCGGAGGGCCCGGCCTACGAAGAGCTGGGCTAG
- the pdxA gene encoding 4-hydroxythreonine-4-phosphate dehydrogenase PdxA: MTSAIRPLLGITSGDPAGIGPEITVKALQQPEVHAHCRPLVIGDAGVMRQIAATIDRDLIIHVVSDPRNGRYERGTIDVLDLGNVDPAKFRYNTVAAMTGQASFDYVVKAIELAMAGQIDATVTGPIHKEALRAAGQNFAGHTEIYAHYTRTRDYTMMLAEGGFRVVHVSTHVALAEAIRRVTTERVLKVIHLAHDALRQMAIEAPRIAVAGLNPHAGENGLFGREEIDHIMPAIAAAQAAGIDATGPFPPDTIFPKMKGGQFDVVVCMYHDQGHIPTKLLGFDYDHASGEWKSMAGVNITLGLPIIRVSVDHGVAFDRAGQGTANPGSMIEAISYATRLAQQS, translated from the coding sequence ATGACTTCCGCTATTCGACCGCTCCTTGGCATCACCAGCGGTGACCCCGCCGGTATCGGTCCGGAAATCACCGTCAAGGCCCTGCAACAACCCGAGGTCCATGCGCACTGCCGACCGCTGGTCATTGGGGATGCGGGCGTGATGCGCCAAATTGCCGCCACGATTGATCGCGATCTGATCATCCACGTCGTATCCGATCCCCGCAATGGTCGCTACGAGCGCGGCACCATCGATGTGCTGGATCTCGGCAACGTCGATCCCGCGAAGTTTCGCTACAACACCGTCGCGGCGATGACCGGGCAGGCCTCGTTCGACTACGTGGTCAAGGCCATCGAACTGGCCATGGCGGGGCAGATCGACGCGACCGTCACCGGCCCGATTCACAAGGAAGCTCTCCGGGCCGCCGGCCAGAACTTCGCCGGTCACACCGAAATTTATGCGCACTACACGCGCACTCGCGACTACACCATGATGCTCGCCGAAGGTGGGTTTCGCGTGGTGCACGTGTCCACCCACGTCGCCTTGGCCGAAGCCATTCGCCGGGTAACGACCGAGCGGGTCCTCAAAGTCATTCACCTCGCCCACGACGCCCTGCGCCAAATGGCTATCGAGGCTCCCCGCATCGCCGTCGCGGGACTCAATCCCCACGCCGGGGAAAACGGTCTGTTCGGACGCGAAGAGATTGATCACATCATGCCGGCCATTGCCGCCGCGCAAGCGGCGGGCATCGACGCCACCGGTCCATTTCCGCCCGACACCATCTTTCCCAAAATGAAGGGCGGGCAATTCGACGTCGTGGTGTGCATGTATCACGATCAAGGCCACATCCCGACCAAGTTGCTGGGGTTTGACTACGATCACGCCTCGGGAGAATGGAAGTCCATGGCCGGGGTAAATATCACGCTCGGTCTGCCCATCATTCGCGTCTCCGTGGACCACGGCGTGGCTTTCGACCGGGCCGGTCAGGGCACCGCCAATCCCGGCAGTATGATCGAGGCCATCAGCTACGCCACTCGCCTCGCGCAGCAAAGTTAG
- a CDS encoding MEKHLA domain-containing protein — MKPEPTAANEFLAVHVARLSESYTRLTGRDLRSGVVWNSTGGPAAWAEALYHAPFVLLSHDTAADPIFNYANRTAQRLFELNWAEITKLPSRFSAEPVSREERARLMAEVTQRGFIDDYRGVRISSTGRRFNIERATVWNVVDERGEVTGQAATFANWTPLE; from the coding sequence ATGAAACCCGAACCTACTGCCGCCAATGAGTTTCTGGCCGTGCATGTCGCCCGGTTGAGCGAGAGCTACACCCGTCTGACGGGACGAGATTTACGGTCGGGAGTGGTATGGAATTCGACCGGCGGCCCGGCGGCGTGGGCGGAGGCGCTTTACCACGCACCGTTCGTTTTGCTGTCCCATGACACGGCCGCGGACCCGATTTTCAACTATGCCAATCGCACGGCGCAGCGATTATTTGAGCTGAATTGGGCGGAAATCACGAAACTCCCTTCGCGATTTTCGGCCGAGCCCGTGAGTCGCGAGGAGCGCGCACGATTAATGGCGGAGGTGACGCAGCGGGGCTTTATCGATGATTACCGCGGCGTGCGGATCTCTTCGACGGGGCGGCGGTTCAACATCGAACGCGCCACGGTGTGGAACGTGGTGGATGAACGAGGTGAGGTGACGGGGCAGGCGGCAACGTTCGCGAACTGGACGCCGCTGGAATGA
- the cysK gene encoding cysteine synthase A encodes MARIYNDITETIGNTPLVRLNRVAKKYGAVADVLLKLEFFNPLASVKDRIGYAMIQDAIDSGKITEDTVLIEPTSGNTGIALAFVAAAKGIKIILTMPETMSMERRKLLKVLGARLVLTEGPKGMKGAIAKAEELAAQIPNSLVLQQFANPSNPEIHRKTTAEEIWKDTDGGVDFVVAGIGTGGTITGVGEVLKAKKPEVKIIAVEPASSPVLSGGSPGPHKLQGIGAGFVPEVLNTKVYDEVITVKEDDSGPISKEVSQLDGIPIGISSGAITWAALEIAKRPENAGKTIVAVIPSCSERYLSTWLFADVNTDSDSLDDLLKS; translated from the coding sequence ATGGCACGTATCTACAACGACATCACTGAAACCATCGGCAACACGCCTCTCGTGCGCCTCAACCGCGTCGCCAAGAAATACGGCGCCGTCGCCGATGTGCTGCTCAAGCTGGAGTTCTTCAATCCGCTGGCCTCCGTCAAAGACCGCATCGGTTACGCGATGATTCAAGACGCCATCGACAGCGGTAAGATCACCGAAGACACTGTGCTCATCGAGCCGACCTCGGGCAACACGGGCATCGCGTTGGCCTTTGTGGCGGCCGCCAAGGGTATCAAAATTATTCTCACCATGCCGGAGACGATGAGCATGGAACGCCGCAAACTCCTCAAAGTGCTCGGTGCCCGCCTCGTGCTCACCGAAGGCCCCAAGGGCATGAAGGGTGCGATCGCCAAGGCGGAGGAACTCGCCGCACAGATCCCGAATTCGTTGGTGCTTCAGCAGTTTGCCAACCCGTCCAATCCGGAGATTCACCGCAAGACCACGGCGGAGGAAATCTGGAAAGACACCGATGGCGGCGTGGATTTCGTCGTCGCGGGCATCGGCACGGGCGGCACCATCACGGGCGTGGGCGAAGTGCTCAAAGCCAAGAAGCCCGAGGTGAAAATTATCGCGGTGGAGCCGGCGTCATCCCCGGTGCTCTCCGGCGGCAGCCCCGGTCCGCACAAGCTGCAAGGCATCGGTGCCGGTTTCGTGCCCGAGGTGCTCAATACCAAGGTCTACGACGAGGTCATCACCGTGAAGGAAGACGATTCCGGTCCGATCTCGAAGGAAGTTTCCCAACTCGACGGTATTCCGATCGGTATCTCCTCGGGGGCGATCACCTGGGCAGCCCTCGAAATAGCCAAGCGTCCGGAGAATGCGGGCAAAACGATCGTCGCGGTGATTCCCTCCTGCTCGGAGCGTTATTTGTCCACCTGGCTCTTCGCCGATGTGAATACGGACAGTGATTCGCTGGACGACCTGCTCAAAAGCTGA
- a CDS encoding SLC13 family permease yields MTWDIVLIFILLALTLASFVWEKFPPDVTAMSLFAVLMLTGLLPADEALSVFSNPAPITVGAMFVLSAALVKCGLIDRVSGLVDRAGTLPYPIVILVMVAFVATLSAFINNTPVVVVFLPVVLGLARKMNLAPSKLLIPLSYAAVLGGTCTLVGTSTNLIVNGIATAHGERSFSLFELAWLGVPTAIMGGIYLAIVGKRVLPVREMLTDILTDEERREYITEAFVQPESALVGKTIADSGLKSARGVRVLEIVRNGIAIPFSRTETQLHAGDRMILSCRPHGIAHTRSMEGLDLVSDMKLGLEQIAAHEGSLVEAVVTPQSSLVGHSVRDVNFRQRFRLIAIALHRKGRNVREAIETLPIEPGDVLLMMGTDQAIDRLRNSDDLMLFDRARTPAKSTTGKMMIVIGVIAAVISAATFGLAPIETAAVTGCVVLLAAGIIKSKEAYAAVEWNLIFLIFGMLGMGLALERTGAAAWLATTLVEGVNLVGTTDHRAIIALATIYLTTMVLTEILSNNAIAALMAPIALRVAAELGVDPRPFIVAVTFAASAAFSTPIGYQTNTYVYGVGGYRFTDFLKIGLPMNALCFTVAVTVIPRIWPF; encoded by the coding sequence ATGACTTGGGACATCGTCCTCATATTCATCCTGCTAGCACTCACGCTGGCCAGCTTCGTGTGGGAGAAATTCCCGCCCGATGTCACGGCGATGTCGTTGTTCGCGGTGCTCATGCTCACCGGTTTGCTGCCAGCGGATGAGGCGTTGAGCGTATTTTCGAATCCGGCGCCCATCACCGTCGGTGCCATGTTCGTATTAAGCGCGGCCTTGGTGAAATGCGGACTGATCGATCGTGTTTCCGGTTTGGTCGACCGCGCCGGGACGTTGCCCTACCCCATCGTCATTCTGGTCATGGTGGCGTTCGTCGCGACGTTATCCGCGTTCATAAACAACACCCCGGTGGTGGTGGTATTTCTGCCGGTCGTGCTGGGACTGGCGCGCAAGATGAATCTCGCACCGTCCAAGCTGCTGATCCCGCTGTCCTACGCGGCGGTCCTGGGCGGCACCTGCACCTTGGTGGGCACCAGCACCAACTTGATCGTCAACGGTATCGCCACCGCCCACGGCGAACGCTCTTTCTCGCTGTTTGAACTGGCCTGGTTGGGCGTGCCGACCGCCATCATGGGCGGCATCTATCTCGCCATTGTGGGCAAACGCGTGCTGCCGGTGCGCGAGATGTTGACCGATATTCTGACCGACGAAGAACGCCGGGAGTATATCACGGAAGCATTCGTGCAGCCGGAATCGGCGTTGGTCGGCAAAACCATCGCGGACTCCGGCCTCAAAAGCGCCCGCGGTGTGCGCGTGTTGGAGATCGTGCGCAACGGCATCGCCATTCCTTTCAGTCGCACCGAAACGCAGTTGCACGCGGGCGACCGCATGATTCTCTCCTGCCGTCCGCACGGCATCGCGCACACGCGCAGCATGGAGGGCCTCGACCTGGTCTCCGACATGAAGCTCGGACTCGAACAAATCGCCGCCCACGAGGGTTCGTTGGTAGAAGCGGTCGTGACCCCACAGTCTTCCTTGGTCGGCCATTCGGTGCGCGACGTGAATTTCCGTCAGCGGTTCCGGTTGATTGCCATCGCGCTCCATCGCAAGGGCCGCAACGTGCGCGAGGCCATCGAAACCCTGCCCATCGAGCCCGGTGACGTTTTGCTCATGATGGGCACCGACCAGGCCATCGATCGCCTGCGCAACAGCGACGATCTGATGCTGTTCGACCGCGCGCGCACTCCGGCCAAATCCACCACCGGCAAGATGATGATCGTCATCGGCGTGATCGCCGCGGTGATCAGCGCCGCCACGTTTGGACTCGCCCCCATCGAAACCGCGGCCGTGACCGGCTGCGTCGTGCTCCTCGCGGCCGGGATTATCAAGTCGAAGGAAGCCTACGCCGCGGTCGAGTGGAACCTGATCTTCCTGATCTTTGGCATGCTCGGCATGGGCCTCGCCCTCGAACGCACCGGGGCCGCCGCCTGGCTGGCGACCACGCTGGTCGAGGGAGTCAACTTGGTGGGCACGACCGACCACCGGGCGATCATTGCGCTCGCGACCATCTACCTCACCACGATGGTGCTCACGGAGATTCTTTCCAACAACGCGATCGCCGCCCTGATGGCTCCGATCGCATTGCGGGTCGCCGCCGAGCTCGGAGTCGATCCGCGTCCTTTCATCGTCGCGGTCACGTTCGCCGCCTCGGCGGCGTTCTCCACTCCCATTGGTTATCAGACCAACACCTACGTGTATGGTGTGGGCGGATACCGCTTTACCGATTTCCTCAAAATCGGTCTGCCCATGAACGCCCTGTGTTTCACCGTGGCGGTGACGGTCATTCCGCGCATCTGGCCGTTCTGA